In one window of Primulina tabacum isolate GXHZ01 chromosome 8, ASM2559414v2, whole genome shotgun sequence DNA:
- the LOC142554636 gene encoding uncharacterized protein LOC142554636 — MKELAEEYEIQLINSPPHYPQSNCKVKASNQVLIKMLKKMMEENPRDWHRILSETLWAYQISKRKSTGLSPFTLTYGHDAMLPKEVVIPSLRVIHQNELELEHLGSQ, encoded by the coding sequence ATGAAGGAGTTAGCTGAGGAATACGAAATCCAGTTGATTAATTCTCCACCTCACTATCCCCAATCCAACTGTAAAGTTAAAGCTTCAAACCAAGTATTGATTAAGATGTTGAAAAAAATGATGGAGGAAAACCCCCGAGATTGGCACCGGATTCTATCGGAAACTTTGTGGGCTTATCAAATATCGAAAAGAAAATCTACTGGTCTAAGCCCTTTCACCTTGACTTACGGACATGATGCTATGTTGCCTAAGGAAGTGGTGATTCCTTCTTTGAGAGTGATTCACCAAAATGAGTTGGAGCTAGAGCATTTAGGGAGTCAATGA
- the LOC142554635 gene encoding uncharacterized protein LOC142554635 yields the protein MDNSWIHSDRRSKQYEEGVELFIRGCLENPHIDPNLIHCPCCKCKNLKKRPVKSVREHLYFHGFSQNYVNWIWHGESAESDKVNWSMNKEPIGNYHGHFETTNMCETAYDNYTENPEAFMEFFEEAEKPLYNGCKRYTKLSAIVKLYNTKAKHGMSDALFSDLLMYFGDMLPDNHNLPTKMYDVKKTLSCLALSHEKIHACSNDCILYRKQYKDCLNCPKCGLSRWKLTKKNVEKKGVSTKVLWYFPPIPRFKRMFKSLHTSKNLTWHAETTGVPGQLRHPADSPSWKLVDHMWPDFESEPRNLRLALAADGN from the coding sequence ATGGATAATTCTTGGATTCACTCGGATAGAAGGTCAAAACAGTACGAGGAGGGTGTGGAACTGTTTATCAGAGGTTGTTTAGAGAATCCCCATATTGACCCTAATTTAATTCATTGTCCTTGTTGCAaatgtaaaaatcttaaaaaaagacCAGTTAAGTCCGTTCGAGAGCATCTTTATTTCCATGGTTTTAGTCAAAATTATGTGAATTGGATTTGGCACGGTGAGTCTGCTGAAAGTGACAAAGTAAATTGGAGCATGAACAAGGAGCCAATTGGTAACTATCACGGACACTTTGAAACCACTAATATGTGTGAGACAGCATATGATAACTATACAGAAAATCCAGAAgcgtttatggaattttttgaGGAAGCAGAGAAACCTTTGTATAATGGATGTAAGCGTTACACAAAGTTGAGTGCAATTGTGAAACTATACAACACCAAAGCAAAGCATGGGATGAGTGACGCTCTATTTTCCGATCTACTAATGTATTTTGGGGATATGCTACCAGATAATCACAACCTGCCAACCAAAATGTATGATGTAAAAAAGACATTGAGTTGTTTGGCGTTGAGTCATGAAAAGATTCATGCTTGTTCCAATGATTGCATTCTTTATAGGAAGCAATATAAAGACTGCTTAAACTGCCCTAAATGTGGCTTGTCACGGTGGAAGCTAACCAAGAAGAACGTTGAGAAGAAAGGTGTTTCTACAAAGGTGTTGTGGTATTTCCCTCCCATACCAAGATTTAAGCGCATGTTTAAATCTCTACATACCTCGAAAAATTTAACATGGCATGCAGAAACCACAGGAGTTCCAGGTCAGTTACGTCATCCAGCTGATTCGCCATCTTGGAAGTTGGTGGATCATATGTGGCCCGACTTTGAAAGTGAACCAAGAAATCTTCGCCTTGCACTTGCAGCTGATGGCAACTAA
- the LOC142554842 gene encoding DAR GTPase 3, chloroplastic-like, whose protein sequence is MISTVDRNYLANYYGTHGIKVVFSNGKLAMGTMKLSRLAKASASSMNTKRKAKGLLPRRVRAGIIGYLNGVEFTGGLPQRKFLVSPFLCLI, encoded by the exons ATGATATCCACAGTGGATCGAAATTATTTGGCTAATTATTATGGTACACATGGAATTAAAGTCGTATTTTCCAATGGCAAGCTTGCAATG GGTACCATGAAGCTCAGCAGGTTAGCAAAGGCATCGGCAAGTAGCATGAACACCAAGCGCAAGGCAAAAGGACTACTTCCTCGTCGT GTTCGAGCTGGAATAATTGGCTATCTCAATGGTGTAGAATTTACTGGTGGATTGCCTCAAAGGAAATTCCTAGTTTCACCGTTTTTGTGTTTGATCTAG